One genomic window of Sporosarcina ureae includes the following:
- a CDS encoding thiolase family protein yields MMGKNTQWKDVYVQGTSTTKWGFFPDVSASSMGSEAIVNALRDARTKWGEVEAVFAGSVYQGTASGHRVVGEIGFTGIPIVNVENACSSGATAFRLAYDSIRLGQYETVLAIGFEKMPRGPIPSTAFPGWQLAMGFNVQPANYALETMEYMRQYGATVEDFARVSVKNRRNGSLNPNARFQKEVSAEEVLQSAMIASPLRLLNCCPLADGAVAMVLTSKPESNRAIHVASSVLVSGVYGEESYQSGITASVQHYPSEGIVEKSARQAFEMAGYGPKDIDVVQAYDSMGPGELWDIEKLGFCARGTAPELLREGVFDLMGRLPVNTDGGLLSRGHPLGATALAQIHELVLQLRGEAGHRQVADPKLGLAHAMGAGPNSAVTILQR; encoded by the coding sequence ATGATGGGTAAAAATACTCAATGGAAAGATGTATATGTTCAAGGAACAAGTACGACAAAATGGGGTTTTTTCCCGGATGTATCCGCTAGCTCGATGGGATCTGAAGCGATTGTAAACGCCTTAAGGGATGCCCGAACCAAGTGGGGGGAAGTTGAAGCCGTTTTTGCAGGTAGTGTCTACCAAGGGACAGCTTCTGGGCATCGAGTAGTAGGGGAAATTGGATTTACAGGAATTCCAATCGTCAATGTGGAAAATGCCTGTTCAAGTGGAGCAACCGCGTTTCGACTTGCTTATGATTCGATTCGATTAGGGCAATACGAAACGGTACTCGCTATCGGATTTGAAAAGATGCCAAGAGGACCAATCCCAAGCACTGCTTTTCCGGGGTGGCAATTGGCAATGGGCTTTAACGTACAACCGGCCAACTATGCCTTGGAAACGATGGAATACATGCGCCAATACGGAGCTACGGTTGAAGATTTTGCAAGGGTCAGTGTGAAAAATAGGCGAAACGGTTCGCTAAATCCCAATGCACGATTTCAAAAAGAAGTTTCTGCAGAGGAGGTACTCCAATCAGCAATGATAGCTTCTCCACTTCGGTTACTGAATTGTTGTCCGTTGGCGGATGGGGCGGTCGCGATGGTTTTGACAAGCAAGCCAGAAAGCAATCGGGCGATTCATGTGGCAAGCTCTGTTTTGGTGTCGGGTGTATATGGAGAAGAATCATATCAATCCGGCATTACGGCAAGTGTCCAGCATTATCCTTCGGAAGGCATTGTAGAGAAATCAGCCCGCCAGGCCTTTGAGATGGCTGGCTACGGACCCAAGGATATCGACGTCGTGCAAGCGTACGACAGCATGGGACCCGGCGAACTTTGGGACATTGAAAAACTCGGTTTTTGTGCGAGAGGAACGGCACCTGAATTGTTGCGCGAAGGTGTCTTCGATTTGATGGGGAGATTGCCGGTTAATACGGACGGTGGACTATTATCAAGGGGTCATCCGCTCGGTGCGACAGCATTGGCACAAATTCATGAGCTTGTCTTACAATTGCGGGGAGAAGCTGGCCATCGACAAGTTGCCGATCCTAAGCTTGGCTTGGCACATGCGATGGGGGCAGGTCCGAATAGTGCCGTCACGATACTACAACGATGA
- a CDS encoding Zn-ribbon domain-containing OB-fold protein yields the protein MTTIERKTIPVMDGLWQLETDGKPHLLGSRCEACGEVFFPRKTLNFCMNCHKESLEEITFSGKGRVLMLTKVERQPAGGFYKGAVPYTYGIVQLDEGVNIFSQLIDEPALSNDERVEMVVVKLYEEEDNDVMTFKFKAEIIREGDKG from the coding sequence ATGACGACAATTGAACGAAAAACGATTCCGGTTATGGATGGCCTTTGGCAATTGGAAACAGATGGCAAACCGCACTTATTGGGCAGTCGATGCGAGGCGTGTGGAGAGGTATTTTTTCCACGGAAAACATTGAACTTCTGTATGAATTGTCACAAAGAATCATTGGAAGAAATCACATTTTCCGGCAAAGGGCGTGTCTTGATGCTAACAAAAGTGGAAAGACAACCGGCCGGAGGTTTTTATAAAGGGGCAGTTCCTTATACATATGGAATTGTGCAACTAGATGAAGGTGTAAATATATTCTCACAGCTCATTGATGAACCGGCGCTCTCTAATGACGAACGTGTCGAGATGGTTGTAGTGAAGTTATATGAAGAAGAAGACAATGATGTTATGACTTTCAAGTTCAAAGCTGAAATTATTCGGGAAGGAGATAAGGGATGA
- a CDS encoding SDR family NAD(P)-dependent oxidoreductase translates to MRFQDRVAIVTGGADGIGKEIARKMLTEGATVIITDINETSCEETVKEFQVDGFNAHSMPADVSQKSEVIAVVQQTKEQFGKIDILVNNAGIVRDARITEMEEEDWDLVINVCLKGSFLFAKYTAEYMISQEYGKIVNITSRAYLGNPGQANYSSAKSGVLGLTKALSKELGKHNITVNAVAPGLIETNALRDHPKCEKIKELQKRDSPIKRVGSTEDVANAVMFFASDDSSYITGDILHVTGGRFG, encoded by the coding sequence ATGAGATTTCAAGATCGGGTTGCAATTGTAACAGGTGGAGCGGATGGAATCGGTAAAGAAATTGCTCGTAAAATGCTTACCGAAGGCGCTACAGTCATTATTACCGACATTAATGAAACGTCATGTGAAGAGACGGTGAAGGAATTTCAAGTAGATGGTTTCAACGCCCATTCCATGCCGGCAGATGTTTCACAAAAAAGCGAAGTTATCGCTGTCGTACAACAAACGAAGGAACAGTTTGGCAAGATTGATATTTTAGTGAACAATGCGGGAATTGTCCGTGATGCAAGAATCACGGAAATGGAAGAGGAAGATTGGGATCTTGTTATAAATGTTTGCTTAAAAGGTTCCTTCCTTTTTGCGAAGTATACGGCTGAGTATATGATTTCCCAAGAATACGGGAAAATTGTCAACATTACTTCCCGTGCGTATTTGGGGAATCCAGGACAAGCCAATTACTCCTCTGCAAAGTCTGGTGTTCTTGGCCTTACGAAAGCGCTCTCAAAGGAGTTGGGCAAGCACAATATTACAGTGAATGCTGTAGCGCCGGGTCTGATTGAAACGAACGCCTTACGGGACCATCCAAAATGCGAAAAGATTAAAGAGCTTCAAAAACGTGATTCTCCGATTAAGCGTGTTGGCTCGACGGAAGATGTCGCAAATGCGGTGATGTTTTTCGCTTCGGATGATTCCTCTTACATAACGGGGGATATTTTACACGTGACAGGCGGAAGATTCGGCTAA
- a CDS encoding helix-turn-helix domain-containing protein — MTTNEISYNGFIEELFPLIQSSQYDENEWETLKARLHVYYKDEKLHSHFYALQSLKQKADFLKFSTSTFEILHQINLEVASLAPLTDILNLSATRLLNTSKAHYVLIGMIDHEKSSMRIDAVAGEEQSDLLCFEEPLDSKFQMELADNKEAFILSDIAEHSSFEYTLLQRLAEKDIVSLICSPLIANGERIGVVFLARTTTYHSKQPLLQMLNHFCYQTALAISNAKLYTNEVRVSKLHDELFEEALNKGGNEGILQRVANFIEESILLLDEFGNSIYEAMPRNHAYNKDHFNHVELYKRILHSKNIHQAFFEVSNNGQIYSVFTITLHNQTVAYLILAKKMNSYDPLSIVAIGQAKSVLALQINQEKTSIEVENRLRQDYLHDLISGLETEENLIRRARYLNISFEKTYSILVLSPRKNEVDDTQQSNRILERFSYMIDQELLPLSMIQGQKIILVTPDEHIRTVTNFVLHYTEEKHPDLHFRVGISNPILQTKEYLRGFNEAKKASEFAHSFQFNAPIVHFKELGIIGLLFNTENPEYMKEFMDRYLGKIIEYDLQNKSELLKTLEVFLDNESAIQHSAKELHIHYNTLRYRLNRIEDILEIDLTHTQYRLNLQIAIIIHRLVKQE; from the coding sequence ATGACCACAAACGAAATCAGCTACAACGGTTTTATCGAAGAGCTTTTTCCGCTTATCCAAAGCAGTCAGTATGATGAAAATGAATGGGAAACTTTGAAAGCGAGGCTCCATGTGTATTACAAAGACGAAAAATTGCATTCCCACTTTTACGCACTTCAATCTTTGAAACAAAAGGCGGATTTCTTGAAATTCTCAACGAGTACGTTTGAAATCCTTCATCAAATTAATTTGGAAGTCGCCTCTCTCGCTCCGCTAACTGACATTCTAAATTTAAGCGCAACTCGTTTATTGAATACCTCCAAAGCGCACTATGTCCTCATCGGAATGATTGATCACGAGAAATCAAGCATGCGCATTGATGCAGTCGCAGGGGAAGAACAGTCCGACTTGTTGTGTTTTGAGGAACCCTTAGATTCAAAGTTCCAAATGGAACTGGCAGACAACAAAGAGGCTTTCATCTTATCGGATATCGCTGAACACTCCTCTTTTGAATACACTTTATTGCAACGCCTGGCGGAGAAAGACATCGTATCCCTCATCTGTTCGCCTTTAATCGCCAACGGGGAACGGATCGGCGTTGTCTTTTTAGCCCGGACCACTACGTATCATTCAAAGCAGCCATTATTGCAAATGCTCAATCACTTTTGTTACCAGACAGCACTTGCCATTTCAAACGCAAAACTGTATACGAATGAAGTTCGTGTGAGTAAGCTACACGACGAACTCTTTGAAGAAGCACTCAATAAGGGCGGTAACGAAGGAATATTACAAAGAGTGGCCAATTTCATTGAGGAATCAATTTTATTGCTTGACGAGTTTGGAAACTCCATTTATGAAGCTATGCCTCGAAACCACGCATACAACAAAGACCATTTCAATCATGTGGAACTGTATAAACGCATCCTTCATTCAAAAAATATTCATCAAGCCTTTTTTGAAGTATCGAACAACGGCCAAATTTATTCCGTTTTCACCATCACGTTGCATAATCAGACCGTCGCTTATTTAATTCTTGCAAAAAAAATGAATTCATATGATCCATTGAGCATTGTCGCAATCGGACAAGCAAAAAGCGTCTTGGCACTGCAAATAAATCAGGAAAAAACAAGCATTGAAGTCGAAAACCGATTACGCCAGGACTATCTGCACGATTTGATATCAGGCCTGGAAACAGAGGAAAATCTTATTCGAAGAGCACGTTATTTAAATATCTCTTTCGAAAAGACGTATTCCATTCTTGTTTTAAGCCCGAGAAAGAACGAAGTGGATGATACACAACAATCAAATCGAATTCTTGAAAGGTTTAGTTACATGATCGATCAAGAACTATTGCCACTCAGCATGATCCAAGGCCAGAAAATAATTCTTGTCACACCTGACGAGCATATTCGCACCGTCACGAACTTCGTGCTCCACTATACGGAGGAAAAGCATCCCGATTTACACTTCCGTGTAGGTATTAGCAATCCCATTCTACAAACAAAAGAATACCTTAGAGGATTCAACGAAGCCAAAAAAGCCTCTGAATTCGCTCATTCTTTCCAATTCAATGCACCGATTGTCCATTTCAAGGAACTCGGTATTATCGGGTTGTTATTCAATACGGAGAATCCCGAATACATGAAAGAGTTCATGGACCGTTACTTAGGAAAAATCATCGAATACGATCTCCAAAACAAGTCTGAATTACTAAAAACGTTAGAGGTTTTTTTAGATAACGAATCCGCTATCCAGCATTCCGCTAAAGAGCTCCATATCCACTACAACACTCTTCGGTACCGGTTGAATCGAATCGAGGACATCCTAGAGATCGATCTAACGCATACACAATACCGTCTCAACCTTCAAATCGCCATCATCATTCATCGGCTCGTTAAACAAGAGTGA
- a CDS encoding TRAP transporter large permease encodes MTIEMIGLMGIVVMFILMFLRLPIAIAMAIPAFLGIYYLKGWKTLTTAIETIIWDHSFSYTLTTIPLFIWMGELLFVSGISNELFKMFRLWMGRLRGGLGLATIGASAIFAAASGSSLATTGTMGAIASKEMDRFGYKDSFSAGTIVAGGTLGILIPPSTAFIVYGMLTEQSIGKLLIAGIIPGIMLTGLYMLTVYISVLLNPDIAPIASGGGWKEKINSLKSMTWIILLFTLVIGGMYVGLFSPTEAAAVGAFGAMLIALLNRKLTFKNFIESASNTLKTTGFLFAIILAAFILNYFLAITRVPMLMADFIDSLSMPNFVIFMLIIVMYLILGAFMDSMAMIVITIPIILPIIQAMDMDLIWFGVIIVLIIELGLITPPVGMNCYVLKGVSDYSLETIFKGAARFIIPIFVMILILYFFPEIALFLPSKM; translated from the coding sequence GTGACTATAGAGATGATTGGATTAATGGGCATTGTGGTCATGTTCATCCTCATGTTTTTGCGACTTCCGATTGCTATTGCCATGGCGATTCCGGCTTTTCTCGGTATCTATTATTTAAAAGGTTGGAAAACACTCACTACCGCGATTGAGACCATTATTTGGGATCATAGTTTTAGCTATACATTAACGACGATTCCGCTCTTCATATGGATGGGGGAATTGCTTTTCGTTTCAGGAATTAGTAATGAGCTGTTTAAGATGTTCCGATTGTGGATGGGACGCCTAAGAGGGGGGCTCGGTTTAGCAACAATCGGTGCATCAGCGATTTTTGCAGCTGCTTCAGGCTCTAGCTTGGCGACTACTGGAACGATGGGTGCGATTGCATCGAAGGAAATGGATCGATTCGGATATAAAGACTCGTTCTCCGCTGGGACAATTGTTGCAGGCGGTACGTTGGGGATTCTCATACCACCGAGCACGGCATTTATCGTGTACGGTATGTTAACCGAGCAATCGATTGGTAAGTTGCTCATTGCCGGGATTATTCCAGGTATCATGTTAACCGGATTATATATGCTTACGGTCTATATTTCCGTGCTGTTAAATCCGGACATCGCCCCTATAGCATCGGGGGGTGGGTGGAAAGAAAAAATTAACTCGCTCAAATCGATGACATGGATTATATTATTGTTCACGCTAGTCATCGGGGGGATGTATGTCGGTCTATTCAGCCCGACGGAAGCCGCTGCAGTAGGTGCATTTGGAGCAATGCTCATCGCGTTGCTCAATCGGAAATTGACGTTCAAGAATTTTATCGAGTCCGCATCCAATACGTTAAAAACGACAGGGTTTTTATTTGCCATTATACTGGCTGCATTCATCTTGAATTACTTTCTTGCGATTACAAGAGTTCCGATGCTGATGGCGGATTTTATCGATTCACTATCGATGCCGAACTTTGTGATTTTTATGTTGATCATTGTCATGTATCTCATTCTTGGTGCATTCATGGATTCCATGGCAATGATTGTTATTACAATTCCGATCATTTTACCGATTATTCAAGCGATGGATATGGACTTGATTTGGTTCGGAGTGATAATCGTATTGATCATTGAATTAGGCTTAATCACACCACCTGTTGGAATGAATTGTTATGTATTGAAAGGTGTTTCCGATTATTCACTCGAAACCATCTTTAAAGGTGCGGCTCGGTTCATTATTCCAATCTTTGTTATGATTCTCATCTTATATTTCTTCCCTGAGATCGCATTGTTTTTACCATCCAAAATGTGA
- a CDS encoding TRAP transporter small permease, which yields MGIVEKWIGFLTIIGKWIAILTMTSMMIFTTYAVISRKLGAPVVGDVEFMQLGMVVLIMFALAYTQKRDAHISIGLLVDRLPQKIQEFTDVISYLFTFIICLLIGWVSLNIGLNSMTGNIKTTDLLGVPHFPFRFIIALGFTMWGLEVLLKFIRSIVILFAGKEG from the coding sequence ATGGGAATTGTGGAAAAATGGATAGGTTTTTTAACGATAATTGGAAAGTGGATAGCGATTCTCACAATGACGAGTATGATGATCTTTACGACATATGCAGTCATCAGTCGCAAATTGGGAGCTCCTGTAGTGGGGGATGTTGAATTTATGCAACTAGGCATGGTTGTGTTGATTATGTTCGCGCTAGCATACACACAAAAAAGAGATGCACATATTTCAATCGGTTTGCTTGTCGATCGGTTACCCCAAAAAATACAAGAATTCACAGATGTCATCAGCTATCTTTTCACGTTTATCATTTGTCTCCTCATTGGATGGGTAAGCTTAAACATTGGATTGAATTCGATGACGGGGAATATAAAAACGACGGATTTGCTTGGCGTCCCACATTTTCCGTTTCGATTCATCATTGCATTAGGTTTCACGATGTGGGGGCTAGAAGTACTTTTGAAGTTCATCCGTTCCATCGTTATTTTGTTTGCCGGAAAGGAGGGGTAA
- a CDS encoding TRAP transporter substrate-binding protein, with translation MKKIFGMLSLVLILILGACNTEKDSSSESTNGTNTEKVYELNVSNIQPSTHHYVYNVYEPWTEFVEKETNGRVKVNVFHGGTLGKATSAFEDTQGGIADLAPVISTYYFDSIFFPYTIGNLPFAFPDSTIGSEIMTKFGEKYAVDAIEEEVHYLGGSFVTDPYNLFSKKPVRKIEDIKGLKMRVQGKSDVPLVEAWGGVPVSIPLDETYEALQKGTLDTAFYSTIGVLGHKYYEVAPYVLKMGTTVTPVIPIMNKDYYESLPEDLQKMFDEVLGPKLAELFSETHKKELDKAYVELGKLIEGKGEIIELAPEEEAKFKASAKTLWDEWVEEANAKGYPGDQMMEDFNDMLLEAGLKLPF, from the coding sequence ATGAAAAAGATTTTTGGCATGTTAAGCTTGGTGTTAATATTAATTCTTGGTGCTTGTAATACTGAAAAGGACAGTAGTTCAGAAAGTACAAATGGTACAAACACTGAAAAAGTCTACGAATTGAACGTCAGTAACATCCAGCCTTCCACGCATCACTATGTGTACAACGTTTATGAACCGTGGACGGAATTTGTGGAAAAAGAAACAAATGGACGGGTGAAGGTGAATGTATTTCATGGAGGGACTTTGGGGAAGGCGACTTCAGCTTTTGAGGATACTCAAGGCGGCATAGCCGATTTAGCGCCGGTCATTTCAACTTATTATTTTGATAGTATCTTCTTCCCTTATACGATTGGGAATTTACCGTTCGCTTTCCCAGATTCTACGATAGGCAGTGAAATCATGACGAAGTTCGGGGAAAAATACGCTGTCGATGCGATTGAAGAGGAAGTTCATTATTTAGGTGGAAGCTTTGTAACAGATCCATATAATTTATTCTCCAAAAAGCCAGTTAGAAAAATTGAAGACATAAAAGGATTGAAAATGAGAGTCCAAGGTAAATCGGATGTCCCCCTCGTAGAAGCATGGGGCGGTGTTCCAGTATCGATTCCGTTGGATGAAACGTACGAAGCTTTGCAAAAAGGTACTTTGGATACTGCTTTCTATTCGACAATCGGTGTTTTGGGTCATAAATACTACGAAGTGGCACCATATGTCTTGAAAATGGGGACAACCGTTACGCCTGTTATACCAATCATGAACAAAGATTACTATGAATCGCTGCCCGAAGACTTGCAAAAAATGTTTGACGAAGTGCTTGGGCCAAAATTGGCTGAGTTGTTTAGTGAGACGCACAAAAAGGAATTAGACAAAGCCTATGTCGAACTGGGCAAGTTAATTGAAGGTAAGGGAGAGATCATTGAATTAGCTCCTGAAGAAGAAGCGAAATTTAAAGCCTCTGCAAAAACGCTTTGGGATGAATGGGTGGAAGAAGCGAATGCGAAAGGGTATCCTGGTGACCAAATGATGGAAGATTTTAATGACATGCTTCTTGAAGCTGGATTAAAACTACCTTTCTAA
- a CDS encoding acyl-CoA dehydrogenase family protein, with translation MDFTVNYGVKEIISALNKFIETEVVPHQEKYKRELENERKTFGMTIGNHQAIPKMLAECAIDIYAGHNILLNCAWKMENQSDLPIKEISIIKAFCTEMAQRVIDKCMQIHEGMGLTNELKLEKAWRWARMMRIPYGTTEIQKRIIAKKMLQGDLHF, from the coding sequence TTGGACTTCACTGTAAATTATGGAGTGAAAGAAATAATTTCGGCACTGAACAAATTTATTGAAACGGAAGTTGTCCCACATCAAGAAAAATATAAACGTGAGTTGGAAAATGAACGCAAAACGTTCGGTATGACAATTGGAAATCACCAAGCGATTCCAAAGATGTTAGCTGAATGTGCAATTGATATTTACGCCGGACATAATATATTGTTAAACTGTGCATGGAAGATGGAAAATCAATCCGATTTACCAATCAAGGAAATTTCGATAATCAAAGCATTCTGTACGGAAATGGCACAAAGGGTGATTGATAAATGCATGCAAATTCACGAAGGGATGGGATTAACAAATGAATTGAAACTTGAGAAAGCATGGAGATGGGCAAGGATGATGCGTATTCCTTATGGGACAACCGAGATTCAAAAAAGAATAATTGCAAAGAAGATGTTGCAAGGCGATTTGCACTTTTAG
- a CDS encoding metallophosphoesterase, producing MKLLVLSDSHGDVNTVKQIKTLQAEAIFHCGDSELLANDPLLNGIHIVRGNCDGDDQFPASIVQKMGDETVFIVHGHEHDVKRSMLTLSYAAAEQQATIALFGHSHLYGAEMINGVLFVNPGSTTQPRGGREATYAVIEITDVYTVSFYSMNDDIIDEIILNK from the coding sequence ATGAAGTTACTTGTTTTAAGTGATTCACATGGCGATGTAAATACAGTGAAGCAGATTAAAACATTGCAAGCAGAGGCAATATTCCATTGTGGTGATAGTGAATTATTGGCAAATGATCCATTGCTTAATGGAATCCATATTGTTCGTGGTAACTGTGACGGTGATGATCAATTTCCAGCGAGCATTGTACAAAAGATGGGCGATGAGACTGTATTCATCGTCCACGGCCATGAGCACGACGTCAAGCGCTCTATGCTTACCCTTTCTTACGCAGCAGCTGAACAACAAGCAACCATTGCATTATTCGGACATTCTCATTTATATGGTGCGGAGATGATCAACGGTGTATTGTTTGTTAATCCGGGAAGCACGACCCAACCACGTGGTGGAAGGGAAGCAACATACGCAGTCATTGAAATCACTGATGTTTATACTGTAAGTTTTTATAGTATGAACGACGACATAATAGACGAAATAATATTAAATAAATAG
- a CDS encoding XTP/dITP diphosphatase translates to MKEVLIATNNTGKAKDFEVLFRPLGITVLTLQDIEESIDVEETGTTFVENAILKAETVANLLGKVVIADDSGLEVDALNGEPGVYSARYAGEPSNDEANIDKLLANLVEVPETARQARFRCVLAIAGPTIETTTYSGSCEGFITDHRQGTNGFGYDPIFYVPSKEKTMAQLSAEEKSAISHRGAALAQLKERLPEFIAKFGEMK, encoded by the coding sequence ATGAAAGAAGTATTAATCGCAACGAATAATACAGGTAAAGCGAAAGACTTTGAAGTTCTCTTTCGCCCTTTAGGTATCACGGTGTTGACATTGCAGGATATCGAAGAATCGATTGATGTTGAAGAAACGGGTACCACTTTCGTTGAAAATGCCATACTAAAAGCTGAGACTGTTGCAAATTTACTAGGGAAAGTAGTAATTGCAGACGACAGTGGGCTAGAAGTTGATGCATTGAATGGTGAGCCAGGTGTCTACTCTGCACGCTATGCAGGCGAGCCTTCGAACGATGAAGCGAATATCGATAAGTTGCTAGCTAATCTTGTAGAAGTACCTGAAACGGCGCGTCAAGCCCGTTTTCGGTGCGTTCTAGCGATTGCGGGTCCTACTATCGAGACAACTACTTATTCCGGTAGCTGTGAAGGCTTCATTACAGATCATCGACAAGGAACGAATGGATTCGGCTATGATCCAATATTTTATGTGCCTAGTAAAGAAAAGACCATGGCACAGTTATCTGCAGAAGAGAAAAGTGCCATCTCTCATCGCGGAGCGGCTTTAGCTCAGTTAAAAGAACGGCTACCAGAATTTATTGCGAAGTTTGGTGAAATGAAATGA
- the rph gene encoding ribonuclease PH produces MRHDGRATEDIRTVTIEKDYLIHPEGSVLISVGNTKVICTATIEDRVPPFMRNSGKGWISAEYSMLPRATGQRTIRESSRGKVGGRTMEIQRLIGRALRAVVDLDAIGERTIWIDCDVIQADGGTRTSSITGAFVALVIAANKLQIEKKLPVFPVRDFLAATSVGKLADGQLITDLDYVEDSSADVDMNVVMTGQGQFVELQGTGEEATFSRAEMNDLLTLAESGIEQLIAIQKEVLGELADKIGQQVGEAQ; encoded by the coding sequence ATGCGACATGATGGAAGAGCAACAGAAGATATTCGTACAGTAACGATAGAGAAAGATTATTTGATACATCCAGAAGGTTCCGTACTGATTTCAGTTGGCAATACTAAAGTGATTTGTACAGCGACGATTGAAGATCGGGTACCGCCGTTTATGCGTAATAGTGGAAAAGGGTGGATCTCAGCTGAATATTCCATGTTGCCACGGGCTACAGGACAACGGACAATCCGTGAATCATCCCGCGGTAAAGTAGGCGGTCGTACGATGGAAATCCAGCGTTTAATCGGACGAGCTTTGCGTGCAGTCGTTGATTTGGATGCTATAGGTGAGCGGACAATTTGGATCGATTGTGATGTCATTCAGGCAGACGGCGGAACGCGGACGTCTTCGATTACAGGTGCATTCGTTGCATTGGTCATTGCAGCAAATAAATTGCAAATCGAAAAGAAATTGCCTGTATTCCCCGTTCGTGACTTCTTAGCTGCTACAAGTGTTGGTAAACTAGCTGACGGTCAATTGATCACGGATCTTGACTATGTAGAGGATTCTTCTGCCGACGTCGACATGAATGTGGTGATGACAGGACAAGGCCAATTCGTGGAACTCCAAGGGACGGGTGAAGAAGCTACTTTTTCCCGAGCAGAAATGAATGATTTATTGACATTGGCTGAATCGGGAATTGAACAATTGATTGCAATTCAAAAAGAAGTATTAGGCGAGTTGGCGGATAAGATTGGGCAACAGGTAGGCGAGGCGCAATGA
- the racE gene encoding glutamate racemase, whose amino-acid sequence MNAPIGVIDSGVGGLTVVRELRHHLPNEPIIYIGDDARCPYGPRSAEEVLQFTIEMVNSLAQMGIKMLVIACNTATAIALEEVRKQFDFPVVGVIEPGARAAVNASQTGEIAVLGTEGTVNSKAYDQAIQALKKEAKVYSLACPEFVPIVESGEYRTQAAKDIVDKTLLPLHNDSFDSVILGCTHYPLLQEHIEAHFSNKKNVISSAAETVIDVERILKDEQLLSISAEEPIFYTTGSMEKFQAIVEDWLAIPQPDVRKLTF is encoded by the coding sequence TTGAATGCACCTATTGGAGTAATTGATTCGGGAGTCGGCGGATTGACAGTTGTAAGAGAGTTACGCCACCACCTACCGAATGAACCTATTATTTATATTGGCGATGACGCACGTTGTCCGTATGGTCCACGGTCCGCCGAAGAAGTATTGCAATTTACGATAGAGATGGTCAACAGTTTGGCGCAAATGGGTATAAAAATGCTTGTTATTGCGTGTAATACTGCGACAGCTATCGCGTTAGAAGAAGTACGAAAGCAATTTGATTTTCCGGTTGTCGGTGTTATTGAGCCAGGGGCAAGAGCAGCTGTCAATGCGTCGCAAACAGGTGAAATTGCTGTGCTTGGTACAGAGGGCACCGTGAACAGTAAAGCGTATGACCAAGCGATACAGGCTTTAAAGAAGGAAGCAAAAGTCTATTCACTCGCATGTCCGGAATTTGTGCCCATCGTTGAAAGTGGAGAATATCGTACACAGGCTGCAAAGGATATAGTTGACAAGACATTACTGCCCTTGCATAACGATTCGTTTGATTCTGTAATACTTGGCTGTACGCATTATCCATTATTGCAAGAACATATCGAAGCGCATTTCTCCAATAAAAAAAATGTTATTTCGTCAGCGGCGGAGACTGTGATTGATGTGGAACGGATTCTAAAAGATGAGCAATTACTATCTATTTCAGCGGAAGAGCCGATATTTTACACGACAGGCTCGATGGAAAAGTTTCAAGCCATCGTTGAAGATTGGCTTGCCATTCCCCAGCCAGACGTACGCAAGTTAACTTTTTAA